In Seriola aureovittata isolate HTS-2021-v1 ecotype China chromosome 17, ASM2101889v1, whole genome shotgun sequence, a genomic segment contains:
- the LOC130184774 gene encoding NACHT, LRR and PYD domains-containing protein 12-like has protein sequence MTTSLKETLWVTLEDLREEEFKQLKWLLQQMDIMHTITPHLETYPAIAVSKLEKADRQDTVAQMVQIYGPDRALEVTRKVLVKINRNDLVQRLPNFSSTSKVDVSDVGTSSDNRHLATTDSQIGDLMVLVPKPPQPITSYQQVLQSNLQNRFLCVQEGLSDMEEKKLLDDIYTELHITDGGNMQINRQHEVRQIETASRRPAGAEISVKPSDIFKHPSGKYRPVRTVLTNGIAGIGKTFLVNKFILDWAEGRTNHDVHLIFPFSFRQLNLLKGKRVCLAKLIHKCIRETKDIKEEALNYIFTVLQMSGNTNYDKSKFKLLFVLDGLDENRLQLDFTAKAEKTIDVTKSTKVEELLMNLIMGTLLPSSRLWITTRPAAANQISPEFVDMVSEVRGFTDPQKEEYFSKRFNHNEHAGSIISHIRASRSLNIMCYIPVFCWITATVLEDMLKANERVELPKTLTEMYTEFLAFQMRQTKEKYGTKKTIRYIQSLAKLAFYQLEKGNIIFYEEDLKDSGIDFNEASVYSGVFTQIFKKERWWKKDKDKGRMFSFVHLSIQEFLAAFYVEASLINSSKNVLDESQPHSKSLGMLFRKTSAAEVHRIAIDKALESPEGHLDLFLCFLFGLSLQTNKDCLADLLKKERKKRASSHSNQETIQYIKNKIKESPSPERSINLFHCLNELNDHSLEEEIQEYLNSGSIPRRYLSPAQWSALVFILLSSEKKHEVFDLKKYCTSENVFQDPIAYLLSHCNLSERICEALASVLNSRSSSLRELDLSNNNLQDSGVKRLSPGLESLHCMLESLRLSGCLVTEEGCDSLASALSSNPSHLRELDLSYNHPGHSGVRLLSAGLQDPQWRLDTLRVEPGRVRWLKSGLKKYACELTLDPNTADRDLVLLDDNRKVTRGREEQLYPDHPERFAGWFQLLCTQGLTGRCYWEVEWQGSVCVAVTYRGISRSGEDVDCCLGWNEKSWTLEVTDDGYYIRHNRVLTDVMLHPLDTTRVAVYLDWPAGTLSFYRVSDDTLAHLHTFYSTFSEPLYPGFWIELNCSVTLCQVEELSPAAD, from the exons ATGACGACCTCGCTTAAGGAGACGTTGTGGGTAACTCTGGAGGATTTGAGGGAGGAGGAATTCAAGCAGTTGAAATGGCTCCTCCAGCAGATGGACATCATGCACACAATCACCCCACATCTTGAAACCTACCCAGCCATCGCTGTGAGCAAACTGGAGAAGGCAGACAGGCAAGACACCGTCGCTCAGATGGTGCAGATCTACGGCCCTGACAGAGCTCTGGAGGTGACCCGGAAGGTTTTAGTCAAAATCAACAGAAATGATCTGGTGCAGAGATTACCAAACTTCTCCTCTACATCAAAAG TAGATGTTAGTGATGTGGGGACTAGTTCTGACAATAGACACCTGGCCACTACAGACAGTCAGATCGGAG ATTTGATGGTGCTGGTACCAAAGCCTCCACAGCCAATCACATCGTACCAACAAGTGCTCCAGTCTAATCTTCAGAACCGTTTTCTGTGTGTACAGGAAGGACTGTCAgatatggaggaaaaaaaacttctggATGATATCTATACAGAGCTCCACATCACAGACGGAGGCAACATGCAAATTAACAGGCAACACGAGGTCAGGCAGATTGAGACGGCATCGAGAAGGCCAGCTGGAGCAGAGATATCAGTCAAACCCAGTGATATCTTCAAACACCCCTCTGGAAAATACAGACCCGTCAGGACAGTGCTGACCAATGGGATTGCAGGAATCGGGAAAACATTTCTTGTGAACAAGTTCATCCTCGACTGGGCTGAAGGAAGAACCAATCACGATGTGCATCTCATATTCCCCTTCAGCTTCCGCCAGCTGAATTTACTGAAGGGAAAAAGGGTTTGCCTCGCCAAACTCATTCACAAATGTATTAGGGAAACCAAAGACATCAAAGAGGAGGCTCTTAATTATATCTTCACAGTGTTACAGATGTCAGGAAACACCAACTATGACAAGAGTAAATTTAaacttctgtttgtgttggaTGGACTAGATGAGAACCGTCTTCAACTAGACTTCACCGCCAAAGCAGAAAAGACTATTGATGTGACAAAGTCAACTAAGGTGGAAGAACTACTGATGAACCTCATTATGGGTACTCTGCTTCCCTCTTCTCGTCTTTGGATAACAacacgacctgcagcagccaatcagatctcTCCAGAGTTTGTCGATATGGTGTCAGAAGTGAGAGggttcactgacccacagaaggaggagtatTTCTCCAAGAGATTCAATCACAACGAGCACGCTGGCAGCATCATCTCCCACATCAGGGCATCGCGAAGCCTCAACATCATGTGCTACATCCCAGTCTTCTGTTGGATCACCGCTACAGTGCTGGAGGACATGCTAAAAGCCAATGAGAGAGTGGAGCTGCCCAAGACTCTGACTGAGATGTACACAGAATTCCTGGCCTTTCAGATGAGACAGACGAAAGAGaagtatggcacaaaaaagaCCATTCGGTACATTCAGTCACTTGCAAAACTGGCTTTCTACCAgctggagaaaggaaacataATCTTCTATGAGGAAGACCTAAAAGATAGTGGAATTGATTTCAACGAAGCCTCTGTGTACTCCGGGGTtttcacacagatctttaaaaAGGAGCGCTGGTGGAAGAAGGACAAGGATAAGGGCCGAATGTTCAGTTTTGTCCATCTGAGCATTCAAGAATTTCTGGCTGCTTTTTATGTGGAGGCCTCACTCATTAACAGCAGCAAGAACGTGCTGGATGAATCCCAACCACACTCTAAAAGTCTGGGGATGCTTTTCCgcaaaacatctgcagcagaggTCCATAGGATCGCCATTGACAAGGCCTTAGAGAGTCCAGAGGGACATTTGGACTTattcctctgtttcctgttcGGCCTCTCATTGCAGACCAATAAAGATTGTCTGGCAGACctacttaaaaaagaaagaaagaaaagagcgAGCTCACACAGCAACCAGGAAACAATCCAGTACATCAAGAATAAGATCAAGGAGAGTCCGTCTCCAGAGAGAAGCATCAACTTGTTTCACTGTCTGAATGAGCTGAATGATCATTCTCTAGAGGAGGAGATACAGGAGTACTTGAATTCAGGAAGCATCCCTAGAAGATATCTCTCTCCTGCTCAGTGGTCggctctggtcttcatcttactgtcatcagaaaaaaagcatgaggtgtttgacctgaagaagTACTGTACCTCAGAAAACGTGTTTCAAGACCCCATTGCATACCT GTTGAGTCactgtaacctctcagagaggATTTGTGAAGCTCTGGCCTCAGTTCTCAACTCCAGGTCCTCCAGTCTACgagagctggacctgagtaacaacaacttgcaggattcaggagtgaagcgGCTCTCTCCTGGACTTGAGAGTCTGCACTGTATGCTGGAATCTCTCAG gttgtCAGGCTGTCTGGTCACGGAGGAAGGCTGTGATTCTCTGGCCTCAGCACTGAGCTCCAACCCCTCTcatctgagagagctggacctgagctacaatCACCCGGGACACTCGGGAGTGAGGctcctgtctgctggactgCAGGATCCACAGTGGAGACTGGACACTCTCAG GGTCGAGCCTGGTAGAGTTCGCTGGTTGAAATCTGGTCTGAAGAAGT aTGCCTGTGAACTCACACTGGatccaaacacagcagacagagaccTCGTCCTCTTAGACGACAACAGAAAAGTCACTCgggggagagaggagcagctgtATCCAGACCACCCTGAGAGGTTTGCCGGCTGGTTTCAGCTGCTGTGCACACAGGGTCTAACCGGtcgctgttactgggaggtggagtggCAAgggagtgtttgtgttgcagtgacTTACAGAGGAATCAGCAGGAGTGGAGAAGATGTCGACTGCTGTCTTGGATGGAATGAAAAGTCCTGGACTCTGGAGGTCACTGATGATGGGTACTATATTCGGCATAATAGAGTTTTAACAGACGTAATGCTCCACCCCCTTGACACAACCAGAGTAGCTGTGTATCTGGACTGGCCTGCTGGCACTCTGTCTTTCTACAGAGTATCCGATGATACACTGGCACACCTCCATACCTTCTACTCCACGTTCAGCGAACCCCTCTATCCCGGCTTCTGGATTGAGTTAAACTGCTCAGTGACTCTTTGTCAGGTGGAAGAGCTGTCACCTGCTGCTGACTAA
- the LOC130185663 gene encoding growth hormone secretagogue receptor type 1-like, producing MDLMEMGDMGSGCEAKNCGLASGFPEDCSNHECQWEEPVFGLIELVCVTVIYIPLMLFGLLGNILTILVVWLRPHMRSSTYLYLSSMAVSDLLILLLLPLDLYKLWRPRPWLLGDLACKLTMFLSECCTFCTILHITFLSLERYMAVCWPITAKTLVTRRRTRALIGCLWLGAAVSAAPVLVMVGVEEVGGEEQGLSGWTEDGGWTGRNREEVAFMMGGGERGSGHVTSMDREWEGRNWEEKERKGWGERVGELKWFGEKGDRKLGIGETDERKQDGGEMKDEKQVDEGGEEGKMEVDGAQQNKMKEDEGGGREEGIDGGHEGELDKRECRCTHYAVSSGLLSAMMILSNLYFLIPLCILGLVYSLIGRTLWLRPQSSRKDQSHRHTVKMLGVIVLAFVLCWLPFHVGRTIFSLSLGTATESYLSQYFNLVSSVLFYLSAAVNPLLYNLMSARYRHAVHSLIHTHSPTQSHGLRTTLTARYSTTTM from the exons ATGGATCTCATGGAGATGGGAGACATGGGCAGCGGCTGTGAAGCTAAAAACTGTGGCCTTGCATCGGGCTTCCCGGAGGACTGCTCCAACCATGAGTGCCAGTGGGAGGAACCAGTATTTGGATTAATTGAGTTAG TGTGCGTGACTGTGATTTACATCCCGCTGATGCTCTTCGGCCTTCTCGGAAATATACTAACAATTCTTGTGGTCTGGCTCCGTCCTCACATGAGAAGCTCTACCTACCTCTACCTGAGCAGCATGGCTGTCAGTGATCTGTTGAtactcctgctgctgcctctggatCTATACAAG CTCTGGAGGCCCAGACCTTGGCTCTTAGGAGACCTTGCTTGTAAGCTGACCATGTTCCTCTCAGAGTGCTGCACCTTCTGTACCATCCTCCACATCACCTTCCTCTCCCTGGAGAGGTACATGGCGGTCTGCTGGCCAATCACAGCCAAGACCCTGGTGACACGGCGCAGAACCAGGGCTCTTATTGGTTGCCTCTGGCTGGGTGCGGCTGTCAGTGCAGCACCAGTGTTGGTCATGGTTGGAGTGGAGGAAGTTGGGGGAGAGGAACAAGGGCTCAGTGGATGGACGGAGGATGGAGGGTGGACAGGAAGGAACAGAGAAGAGGTAGCATTTATGATgggtggaggggagagaggaagtggaCACGTGACCTCGATGGATAGAGAATGGGAGGGAAGAAAttgggaggaaaaagagagaaagggatggGGTGAAAGAGTTGGTGAGTTAAAATGGTTCGGGGAGAAAGGGGACAGAAAACTGGGAATAGGGGAAACAGATGAGAGGAaacaagatggaggagaaatgaaagatgaaaaacaagTGGATGAGGgcggagaggaaggaaagatggAAGTTGATGGAGcgcagcaaaataaaatgaaagaagatgaaggaggaggaagggaagagggaATTGATGGAGGTCATGAAGGAGAGCTTGACAAGAGAGAGTGCCGCTGCACGCACTACGCCGTCTCCTCTGGCCTGTTGTCGGCCATGATGATTCTCTCCAACTTGTACTTCCTGATACCACTCTGCATCCTGGGACTGGTCTACAGCCTGATTGGACGGACACTGTGGCTCCGTCCACAAAGCAGCCGCAAAGACCAGAGTCACCGGCACACTGTCAAAATGCTcg GTGTGATCGTCTTGGCGTTTGTCCTGTGCTGGCTGCCCTTCCATGTTGGTCGGACcatattctctctttctctgggCACCGCTACCGAGAG CTATCTGTCTCAGTATTTCAACCTGGTGTCCTCAGTCCTCTTCTACCTCAGTGCCGCTGTCAATCCTTTACTGTACAACTTGATGTCTGCCAGATACAGACACGCCGTGCACagcctcatacacacacactctcccacacAATCTCACGGGCTGCGCACAACGCTCACGGCACGATACTCCACGACCACTATGTAA